TACGAAGTAGAGAATTTGATACCGTTTTTCTTCGCGGTCGCGCTGCGAATGCTGCGCGATCGTCCGGGCCTGCCGATCGCGTTTGCCATATCGCCTTTCACCTCGCGCGCGCACGTCAAAGCGGCGATCGAGGGCGGCGGCCATCCGCGGATGTTCGGGCGCCGAGGCCGGCTCGTCGTGGAAGACGAGCGGGAGTTTTTGGAGGATGACCGGCGCGAAGTGCGCGTTCCGCTCCTGCGCAACGGGCTTGCCGCAGCGCGCCGCGCCCGGCTGGTCCTCACGATTCCCGGAACGAAGACCATCGAACTCGCTGTGCTTGGTAAACCCGCCATTACGATCACGCCGTTGAATGCCCCCGAGTTGGTGACGATCAACGGACCACTCACCTATCTCAACCGCGTTCCGCTTGTCGGCGTCCCGCTCAAGCGTGCGGCCGCGGTCGCAGTATCACACCGCTTCCGCCATCACACCCAGCCGAACATCGATGCGGGCAAAACGCTGATTCGCGAGGTGCACGGGACGGTGACGCCGGCAAGGATCGCGCGCACGGCGCTCGACTCCTACGACGACCCGGTTTGGATATCGTCGGCCGGCGAGGCGCTCGCCGGGCTCTATCGCGATCACGCGGGCGCAGCCGACCGAATGGCCGATTCACTCTTGCGCCTTGCGGCCGCATAGCGACGAGATTACGCGATGGAGTTCTCCGTCGTCATCGCAACGAAGGACCGGCGCGACTTTCTGGCCGGCGCGCTCGAGTCGCTACAGGCTCAGGCAGATGCACCGCCCTTCGAAGTCATCGTCGTCGACAACGGGTCGACCGACGGCACGCGCGCCGAGGTCGAGGCGTACGCGAACGCGAGCCGGCCCGTGCGGTATCTCTGGCAGCCCGAACCCAACCGCGGTAAGTCGCGCAACCGCGGCGTCGAAGCGGCGCTCGGCCGCTACATCGCATTCTGTGACGACGACGTTCGGGTCCCCGCGGGCTGGCTCGCCGCGCATGCCGCCGCGCAGACGGGCGACGAGTACGTCGTCAACGGACCGATTCTCAACGTGGCTTCGGTCGACGTTAGGCCAAAGCCGGCGCCCGCCAACTATTCGCGCGCCTTTCTCTGCACGTGCAACGCGTCGCTGGCCAAACACGCATTCGAACGCGCCGGCGGGTTCGACGAGTCGTTCGATTTATACGGCTGGGAGGACACCGAACTGGGCGTGCGGCTGCGCGAGTCGGGATGCCGCTGGCGTTTTGCCTGGAGCGCCTATCTCTGGCACCTCAAACCCGACGTCCGCGGTGCACTCGAGGTCGAGGCGGCAAAGGCGCTCGAGAAGGCGCGCATGGCGAGCCGCTTTCTTGCGAAGCATCCTTCCCGGCGCGCCCGCCTGGCCACCGGCGCGCATCCGCTGAACCTATTTCGCGCGCGTTATTTGCTCCCGGAGGCGCTGCTCGCGTACTATGCGGGCAT
The DNA window shown above is from Candidatus Cybelea sp. and carries:
- a CDS encoding glycosyltransferase family A protein, yielding MEFSVVIATKDRRDFLAGALESLQAQADAPPFEVIVVDNGSTDGTRAEVEAYANASRPVRYLWQPEPNRGKSRNRGVEAALGRYIAFCDDDVRVPAGWLAAHAAAQTGDEYVVNGPILNVASVDVRPKPAPANYSRAFLCTCNASLAKHAFERAGGFDESFDLYGWEDTELGVRLRESGCRWRFAWSAYLWHLKPDVRGALEVEAAKALEKARMASRFLAKHPSRRARLATGAHPLNLFRARYLLPEALLAYYAGISKSSRVPAWLRALSRGQLLDGLYARELVRALDAEHER